The genomic interval agcacggcccctgcgcaaggacgacatgcaaattcgtgaagggttccatatttttaaaaagaaacgaagttgagttatttctagtgacgtggatggacctagagactgtcatacagagtgaagtcagaaagagaaaaacaaataccgtgtgctaacacatatatatggaatctaaaaaaaaaaaaaaaggttctgaagaacctatgggcaggacaggaataaaaacgcagacgtagagattggacttgaggacaccgggagggggaagggtaagctgggacgaagtgagagagtggcacggacatatatacactaccaaatgcacaatagatatctagtgggaagcagccgcatagcacagggaggtcagctcggtgctttgtgtccacctagaggggtgggatagtatcaggagagtgggagggagacgcaagagggaggagatatggggatatatgtatctatatcgctgattcactttgttatacagcagaaactaacacaccattgtaaagcaattatactccaataaagatgttaaaaaaaatgttcagaatgaaggaaaaaaaatccaacgtaacttttttcttctctaaaagcAGACTATTTTGCTGGAgttttgtttcactttctgccacagtttcacatgtaaaagaaatttaagaaaaactggGCTGgtctatatactttttttaatgtacttctaGAACCAAAGAGGTaatgggaccaaaaaaaaaaaaatttagacatcCCCTtcctgtgtgtggggtggggggggaaattGGGGGACTGTACACCATCAAATCTAAATAGgtaaatacacttttaaaattttttaagttacatTTTATCACACAACCATATTTCATACAATTGAGCTCATATATTCTGAACTtttgaaagttaatttttttcctacaaaacGAGGTTAATACTTGTCCAACAAGTATTAATTTGGCTTACCTTTctgttaaataaacattttcttcaatCAGATCAAAGTAACAAGGCATCTTCCCTTGTTTGGCACATTCCTTCCACCGCTGTGGGTCCCTGAAGTCCTCCATGACACACGAAGGCCCAACCAATGCTGAGCCTAGAGGCACTGCTGTCTCTCCCTGCTCTACCTCCACTCTAACTTTCTTTCTGTCCTGAAGCTCACCATCACTTTCAGAATCACTCTCCAATTCCTGTCTCCTTTTTTTAAGAGGTCCTCTAtctttcatatcatttttttctaagtttttcaaAAGATCTTTCTTCTCATTCACAGCTAAAGAGTCCTTAATGGAATTGCTGCTTATTTCAGGTGCTTGCACGGATCCCTTGTCCTTCTGAAGGGACAGAAAAAATTTATTGGACTGGCTTGAAAAGTGAGATCCTCCACGTTGATCCCAATTCTCCTCCTCTTCACGGTCATCTGTTAAGGAATCTGGTACCTGCCCTTGAATTCGATCATACACAACCCCAGTTCCAGGCGGtctacctgctgatcttggatCCCAGTAGCCATTGCCTTGCCAGTAATTACGTGTCCCACTATACTGTTCTGCATTTTGCTGATACTTGTGTCCACCACAGGCTCCATAGCTGCTGTCAGGTTGCTGATATGTGGTAGTAGGCTTTTCTTGTTGAGAGAAGTCCCACCCTAGATTTCTGAGCTCTTCTGATGAACGGAAACCATCCACTCGGGAGATctcacaagaagaaaaatttgactctgttttccccagtctaCTATCTGGCCTGTTAGCGAAAGTGGTCTGTTGCCGAGACTTACTTGAGACATCTTCAAAATCATCAGAAGAATAAACTGGCAGCTCTTCTTGCTGCCTAGAAGTTATTCTGGCTTTCACTGCTTCCTCAGAATTTGGATGACCTAGAGGGTCAGATTTTATGTCTGTATGACTTGTACTATCAACCCCATCACTCTGAGGATGAGCAATTTCAGACATGTGATTATCTATCTGTTTTCGGCTGGGCTGTATAAAAGAAATTTCTGAATTCTTCTCTGTTGCTTTATGAAAGAAGAACTTCTCAGTTTGAGGACAGGCTTTACTTGCTATACTCTCAAATTTTTCCTCATATGAATGCCTCCTTGGCTCCAATCGCTCATCTTCCCAGTGGTCAGAATAGTGTCTGTAACTTTGACTGCTCCTAGAAGAACAAGGACTTGTTTCTTCCATGGGCAAAGTAGAATTCTTTGGCACAACCACAACAGACTGAAGACGGTTTCTTGGAATACTGCTATCATCAGAATCTGTATCTTCTGAATCACTTTCATCACTTGAACTTTCGGAAGAACCAGAATAATCTTCATGGACAGTAGATACAATCTCTGAGGCATGACCACTACTGTCACATTTTAAGGTATATGTTACACCATCACTGTCCTCCATGATTAAATTCAAatcacaagaagaaaatacaacttCTGAATCATCAGAAGTATGTGCATGTCCTCTTCCACCTTCTTCATCTAAAGAGATTTCTGGTCTTCCTCTTCTATCAGGCAGTATGGAATTCCCTTCTTCTTGAGCCTCTTGCACACATTTCCCAGATAGTCCACTATTATGCCTGTTTTCCCAGGAAGCAAATCCTCTTCCTGAATCAGGAAGGCCACTACCtacttctattatttctttctctgcatGCTTTAAAAACTCTGAGCTTTTACTCTTCAGCACAGCATCCAAAACTGAAGATGTATTCTCTCCACATTGCAAGAGAGTTAAACTGTCTACTTTTATTCCTGGTGGAAGACTCTGAAGAGATGAAGCAATACATGAGCTCCCTGTAGGTTGATATAAATCATCAAAATGATTAATAGAAGCTGAACTAGTACTACCAACACTCTGCTTATATTCTCCACATGCAAATTTTGAGTGCTGATCTGTCAGACTTCCATTATCACATATAACTGTTTTTGATTTCAAATGCATGTTCATAAAGCTATTTGAAGAAATCTTCGTTACTAAAGGCTCAGTATTTTCAGCTCCGGAATGACAAAAAGAAGGGCGGCTGTCGTTTGAAGTACAGTATATATCTGAATCTTTGGTTTTACAGCAAGAAACTCTCACATCAACTGGTTCTTTAACTACTGTTTTGGAGTAATCTATAGTCATAACTGGCAAAGATATGAGTTGATCCTGGTGTGGCGACACTGGaggttctgtttctctaaatGGGCTTTCTGACTTACTATGCTGCATGCGAGTATCATCCAAGTCTTTTTCTTTAcatctattaatattttgaaatccaTTTGATGAAAGCATGCACGTTTTGACCAAAGGGGATACCTCTGATCCAGTCACACTATCATCAGAAGACATCAAAACAGTGTCACGTTTAGAAGTGCAAAATGTTGCCAAATCAGATTCTGCCCCAGGAgatccatttatattaaattctgtGGGACAATAACTTCTTAATTGATCATTCTTCACTTTACATAAAGAGTCTAATTCCTTAATACTATCATGGCTATCATGTCCTATAAATTCAGACTTAAAAACAGGTGATTCATCTAGCTTTTTAAAAGTAGGTGAATCATTTAATCGATTTGATGGAGATGGAGACCCAATCTTCTCTCTTTCAGTAACTTTACTAATCATTCTTAATTCACTACCTTTTGAACAAGGAGTCTGTAAACTAAAAGAATGAGACTGTTTGATTTCCTCATTCAATTCTGTACaacagaaagaatttttaaatttatcagaCTTGGGTGCAGGTTTTGAAGGGGCAGATTTATAACGGGAAGCACTGTTACCATGCTTGGAATATGATGACCCCCGTCGGAATCCCAGTTCATTAGTGGGAGAACAACATCTTTTCATTGCTTCATTTTCTGAAGTCCTTTTGGattctctttctaattttgaGGAatactttcctctcttctccatctctaaATAAGAGGACTCAGTTTTACAGTCTCGATCAGATTTAGAATAGGAGGATGGTGTCCTTAGGTCTCTGTAAGAGGAAGAATGAGATGAGGTGCGCCTTGAGTATGTCTTCTTATACTCATCTTCTGAGTCAGAACTTTCTCTTGCCCTGTTATCTGTATATGGCCGAGAATAGCGTGCCCTCTCTCGATAAGGGGAACTCCTATGGTAGCGACGATCAGAGTCATAATAATGGGATCGTTCTGACCGAGAATAGGATGAACTAGTTCTAGAACCTCTGTCAGATCTAGAACGAGACCTGCTCCGCCTTCGCTCTCTCTCTGATCTACAGCGAGAAGATATATAACGAGTATCTCTTTCAAGTTTTGAGTagctaaaatatttatcatctctCTCTGTTTTAGATCGTGAAGATTTCCCtaaatcctcattttttaaagttgctaagCTCTTTTTtgaatctctttctttttcattgttggctgaaaattttaaatcatgtgATCTTTGACTTGAGGAAGTCCGTACAGAATCTTCATCAGATTCTGAACCAAGAAAGGTGCCTTCAGATTGTGAGGATTTCTTCTTAGAACCTGTTTTTTTAGAGCCCAGACTACTCTTAGAACTATctggaatttcttcttccttcccaatatgGGAATCTTCTTTTTGTGAAGGAATATCTGCTTGCTCATTCAAATTGTGAGTTATGTGTTCTTCTGAACTATTAGACACAGGGTCCTGCTTAGTGTCCACTTCTGATGATTCTGGTACAATTGTAACTGGTGGTTCCTTCAATGCTCTAGCAGCTACATCTACTGGTGCTGTCATCAGAACTGTCACTGGTGTGTGTGGCAAGGCCACTGGCTCTGTTACTGGTGCTGGTAATGAGGGTGTTGTGGcttggggaggtggaggtggtggaggtggagatgAGGGTGGCGAGTCTACAGTTGTTGATTCTGCTATGACTGCTGGTAATGGTACTATGGGAGGAGATGGAGATGCCACTGCTGTGGTAGAAGTCAGCAGTGGCCTGGATGTTACATGAAGCAGATGTTTCTTAAAATGGATTTTGCCCAATTCTACCCTTGATTTTGGTGGGGAAGATTCTTCTGTAGTAGATAATGTATCTCCAATGTCCATTTTAATTTTAGGGGTCGAGTCTACTTGAAGAGGTACAACTGGGGAATTTGGAGTATCATTTTGCTTTTCACTGCCAAGTGCCGTCAGAAACCTGTTCTGCAAAGTTTTCTTTGTAAGGCTGAAGCTGAATGACACCTTCTGTCGTCCCTGTTCCTCCAAATTAACTTTTGTCTTGGTGCCTTTGGGCAAAAACCGACTAGAAGCAACACCTTTGAACATTGGTCCTTTGATGAAACCTGTTTTCTGCACATTTTCAATCTTTGCctataaatgaacaaaaaaagcaGTTACTACTACAATAAAGTTACTTTCAAATGGCTAGCATCACAGTTTAAAATGTAAGGGAAATGAAAAGTCCTTTTTAATGACAAACAGCATGAATTTCATTAAgctatatatgcatttttaaaaactctttattatggaaattttcaaacatacccAAAAGTACAGAGAATTGTTTAATAAACCTCTAAGTAAACATCCTCAGTTTCAACAATTAtctatatttttccattcttatcTTAAAGAATTTTATCCAGTTTTATAACTATTTTCCAGGCAGaatttttaatgagaatttaaaaaataatctgatgTGTATTTCAAGATACACTACAAGAGGACATGTGGATAGAGAGCAACAGCTAACATCTCAGTAATGAAAATACTTTGTTCTTGTGTCCTATCTGAGAAGAAACATCAGAAGTCATTATAACCAGTGGTCTTCTGGTATCACATAGAATCACTTGGGTACTTGGTAGAAATATAGATCTGTGACAAAACTCCAGGAAATAACAATTCAATAGCTCTAAGGtgaataaagtttattttgttttgttttttgagaacaAGCATCTCAGGCAATTCTGAGGGACTTCCTAGATTTGGTAAACCACCGGTATAGAGCAGTCTCCCATCtcactcatttcacagatgaggtaaCCAAATGGGGACCCAGGCCTTTCTGCCTTCCTGGAAATTACTCTGTCCTGGCAAACTACTACTGCATCTGCCTGGGCCCCACACACCCAGGCCATGCTGATTTATAGTCTGATCCTACCGTGAACGACAACTACAAAGTATACATCTAAGAAGACTTCACCCTTCTTTATTTGCCAAACCACCAAAGGAACTGATGGGCGTTAGAAGTTAAAGGCATAACCTCGGTTGTAGACAGAACAGCAGGAAAGTCTATAGCAACAAACTCAAGCCTAAATTAAAGATAGTACACTTGCCATCTACAACATTTTTCTAACTGACATTCTTTAATCAAGTCTGGCTATTTAAGAGAACAGTTTTCTACTTCAACATGGTAAAATC from Delphinus delphis chromosome 10, mDelDel1.2, whole genome shotgun sequence carries:
- the SETD2 gene encoding histone-lysine N-methyltransferase SETD2 isoform X3, whose protein sequence is MKQLPPQPPPKMGDFYDPEHPTPEEEENEAKIENVQKTGFIKGPMFKGVASSRFLPKGTKTKVNLEEQGRQKVSFSFSLTKKTLQNRFLTALGSEKQNDTPNSPVVPLQVDSTPKIKMDIGDTLSTTEESSPPKSRVELGKIHFKKHLLHVTSRPLLTSTTAVASPSPPIVPLPAVIAESTTVDSPPSSPPPPPPPPQATTPSLPAPVTEPVALPHTPVTVLMTAPVDVAARALKEPPVTIVPESSEVDTKQDPVSNSSEEHITHNLNEQADIPSQKEDSHIGKEEEIPDSSKSSLGSKKTGSKKKSSQSEGTFLGSESDEDSVRTSSSQRSHDLKFSANNEKERDSKKSLATLKNEDLGKSSRSKTERDDKYFSYSKLERDTRYISSRCRSERERRRSRSRSRSDRGSRTSSSYSRSERSHYYDSDRRYHRSSPYRERARYSRPYTDNRARESSDSEDEYKKTYSRRTSSHSSSYRDLRTPSSYSKSDRDCKTESSYLEMEKRGKYSSKLERESKRTSENEAMKRCCSPTNELGFRRGSSYSKHGNSASRYKSAPSKPAPKSDKFKNSFCCTELNEEIKQSHSFSLQTPCSKGSELRMISKVTEREKIGSPSPSNRLNDSPTFKKLDESPVFKSEFIGHDSHDSIKELDSLCKVKNDQLRSYCPTEFNINGSPGAESDLATFCTSKRDTVLMSSDDSVTGSEVSPLVKTCMLSSNGFQNINRCKEKDLDDTRMQHSKSESPFRETEPPVSPHQDQLISLPVMTIDYSKTVVKEPVDVRVSCCKTKDSDIYCTSNDSRPSFCHSGAENTEPLVTKISSNSFMNMHLKSKTVICDNGSLTDQHSKFACGEYKQSVGSTSSASINHFDDLYQPTGSSCIASSLQSLPPGIKVDSLTLLQCGENTSSVLDAVLKSKSSEFLKHAEKEIIEVGSGLPDSGRGFASWENRHNSGLSGKCVQEAQEEGNSILPDRRGRPEISLDEEGGRGHAHTSDDSEVVFSSCDLNLIMEDSDGVTYTLKCDSSGHASEIVSTVHEDYSGSSESSSDESDSEDTDSDDSSIPRNRLQSVVVVPKNSTLPMEETSPCSSRSSQSYRHYSDHWEDERLEPRRHSYEEKFESIASKACPQTEKFFFHKATEKNSEISFIQPSRKQIDNHMSEIAHPQSDGVDSTSHTDIKSDPLGHPNSEEAVKARITSRQQEELPVYSSDDFEDVSSKSRQQTTFANRPDSRLGKTESNFSSCEISRVDGFRSSEELRNLGWDFSQQEKPTTTYQQPDSSYGACGGHKYQQNAEQYSGTRNYWQGNGYWDPRSAGRPPGTGVVYDRIQGQVPDSLTDDREEEENWDQRGGSHFSSQSNKFFLSLQKDKGSVQAPEISSNSIKDSLAVNEKKDLLKNLEKNDMKDRGPLKKRRQELESDSESDGELQDRKKVRVEVEQGETAVPLGSALVGPSCVMEDFRDPQRWKECAKQGKMPCYFDLIEENVYLTERKKNKSHRDIKRMQCECTPLSKDERAQGEIACGEDCLNRLLMIECSSRCPNGDYCSNRRFQRKQHADVEVILTEKKGWGLRAAKDLPSNTFVLEYCGEVLDHKEFKARVKEYARNKNIHYYFMALKNDEIIDATQKGNCSRFMNHSCEPNCETQKWTVNGQLRVGFFTTKLVPSGSELTFDYQFQRYGKEAQKCFCGSANCRGYLGGENRVSIRAAGGKMKKERSRKKDSVDGELEALMENGEGLSDKNQVLSLSRLMVRIETLEQKLTCLKLIQNTHSQSCLKSFLERHGLSLLWIWMAELGDGRESNQKLQEEIIKTLEHLPIPTKNMLEESKVLPIIQRWSQTKTAVPQLSEGDGYSSENTSRAHTPLNTPDPSTKLSIEADTDTPKKLMFRRLKIISENSMDSAISDATSELEGKDGKEDLDQLENVPIEEEEELQSQQLLTQQLPESKVDSEIAVEAIKLPTSEPEADTEIEPKESNGTKLDEPIAEETPSQDEEEGVSDVESERSQEQPDKTVDISDLATKLLDSWKDLKLLRAARSLLTSPADHVSPFLNSIFNFVLKKNKNLACIL
- the SETD2 gene encoding histone-lysine N-methyltransferase SETD2 isoform X2, with amino-acid sequence MKQLPPQPPPKMGDFYDPEHPTPEEEENEAKIENVQKTGFIKGPMFKGVASSRFLPKGTKTKVNLEEQGRQKVSFSFSLTKKTLQNRFLTALGSEKQNDTPNSPVVPLQVDSTPKIKMDIGDTLSTTEESSPPKSRVELGKIHFKKHLLHVTSRPLLTSTTAVASPSPPIVPLPAVIAESTTVDSPPSSPPPPPPPPQATTPSLPAPVTEPVALPHTPVTVLMTAPVDVAARALKEPPVTIVPESSEVDTKQDPVSNSSEEHITHNLNEQADIPSQKEDSHIGKEEEIPDSSKSSLGSKKTGSKKKSSQSEGTFLGSESDEDSVRTSSSQRSHDLKFSANNEKERDSKKSLATLKNEDLGKSSRSKTERDDKYFSYSKLERDTRYISSRCRSERERRRSRSRSRSDRGSRTSSSYSRSERSHYYDSDRRYHRSSPYRERARYSRPYTDNRARESSDSEDEYKKTYSRRTSSHSSSYRDLRTPSSYSKSDRDCKTESSYLEMEKRGKYSSKLERESKRTSENEAMKRCCSPTNELGFRRGSSYSKHGNSASRYKSAPSKPAPKSDKFKNSFCCTELNEEIKQSHSFSLQTPCSKGSELRMISKVTEREKIGSPSPSNRLNDSPTFKKLDESPVFKSEFIGHDSHDSIKELDSLCKVKNDQLRSYCPTEFNINGSPGAESDLATFCTSKRDTVLMSSDDSVTGSEVSPLVKTCMLSSNGFQNINRCKEKDLDDTRMQHSKSESPFRETEPPVSPHQDQLISLPVMTIDYSKTVVKEPVDVRVSCCKTKDSDIYCTSNDSRPSFCHSGAENTEPLVTKISSNSFMNMHLKSKTVICDNGSLTDQHSKFACGEYKQSVGSTSSASINHFDDLYQPTGSSCIASSLQSLPPGIKVDSLTLLQCGENTSSVLDAVLKSKSSEFLKHAEKEIIEVGSGLPDSGRGFASWENRHNSGLSGKCVQEAQEEGNSILPDRRGRPEISLDEEGGRGHAHTSDDSEVVFSSCDLNLIMEDSDGVTYTLKCDSSGHASEIVSTVHEDYSGSSESSSDESDSEDTDSDDSSIPRNRLQSVVVVPKNSTLPMEETSPCSSRSSQSYRHYSDHWEDERLEPRRHSYEEKFESIASKACPQTEKFFFHKATEKNSEISFIQPSRKQIDNHMSEIAHPQSDGVDSTSHTDIKSDPLGHPNSEEAVKARITSRQQEELPVYSSDDFEDVSSKSRQQTTFANRPDSRLGKTESNFSSCEISRVDGFRSSEELRNLGWDFSQQEKPTTTYQQPDSSYGACGGHKYQQNAEQYSGTRNYWQGNGYWDPRSAGRPPGTGVVYDRIQGQVPDSLTDDREEEENWDQRGGSHFSSQSNKFFLSLQKDKGSVQAPEISSNSIKDSLAVNEKKDLLKNLEKNDMKDRGPLKKRRQELESDSESDGELQDRKKVRVEVEQGETAVPLGSALVGPSCVMEDFRDPQRWKECAKQGKMPCYFDLIEENVYLTERKKNKSHRDIKRMQCECTPLSKDERAQGEIACGEDCLNRLLMIECSSRCPNGDYCSNRRFQRKQHADVEVILTEKKGWGLRAAKDLPSNTFVLEYCGEVLDHKEFKARVKEYARNKNIHYYFMALKNDEIIDATQKGNCSRFMNHSCEPNCETQKWTVNGQLRVGFFTTKLVPSGSELTFDYQFQRYGKEAQKCFCGSANCRGYLGGENRVSIRAAGGKMKKERSRKKDSVDGELEALMENGEGLSDKNQVLSLSRLMVRIETLEQKLTCLKLIQNTHSQSCLKSFLERHGLSLLWIWMAELGDGRESNQKLQEEEVYRIPKKSQTEKESTITERGRDAVGFRDQTVAPKTPNRSRERDPDKQTQNKEKRKRRGSLSPPSSAYERGTKRPDDRYDTPTSKKKVRIKDRNKLSTEERRKLFEQEVAQREAQKQQQQMQNLGMTSPLPYDSLGYSAPHHPFAGYPPGYPMQAYVDPSNPNAGKVLLPTPSMDPVCSPAPYDHSQPLVGHSTEPLAAPPPVPVVPHVAAPVEVSSSQYVAQSDGVVHQDSSVTVLPVPAPGPVQGQNYGVWDSNQQSVSVQQQYSPAQSQATIYYQGQACPTVYGVTSPYSQTTPPIVQSYAQPSLQYIQGQQIFTAHPQGVVVQPATAVTTIVAPGQPQPLQPPEMVVTNNLLDLPPPSPPKPKTIVLPPNWKTARDPEGKIYYYHVITRQTQWDPPTWESPGDDASLEHEAEMDLGTPTYDENPMKTSKKPKTAEADTSSELAKKSKEVFRKEMSQFIVQCLNPYRKPDCKVGRITTTEDFKHLARKLTHGVMNKELKYCKNPEDLECNENVKHKTKEYIKKYMQKFGAVYKPKEDTELE
- the SETD2 gene encoding histone-lysine N-methyltransferase SETD2 isoform X1, which produces MKQLPPQPPPKMGDFYDPEHPTPEEEENEAKIENVQKTGFIKGPMFKGVASSRFLPKGTKTKVNLEEQGRQKVSFSFSLTKKTLQNRFLTALGSEKQNDTPNSPVVPLQVDSTPKIKMDIGDTLSTTEESSPPKSRVELGKIHFKKHLLHVTSRPLLTSTTAVASPSPPIVPLPAVIAESTTVDSPPSSPPPPPPPPQATTPSLPAPVTEPVALPHTPVTVLMTAPVDVAARALKEPPVTIVPESSEVDTKQDPVSNSSEEHITHNLNEQADIPSQKEDSHIGKEEEIPDSSKSSLGSKKTGSKKKSSQSEGTFLGSESDEDSVRTSSSQRSHDLKFSANNEKERDSKKSLATLKNEDLGKSSRSKTERDDKYFSYSKLERDTRYISSRCRSERERRRSRSRSRSDRGSRTSSSYSRSERSHYYDSDRRYHRSSPYRERARYSRPYTDNRARESSDSEDEYKKTYSRRTSSHSSSYRDLRTPSSYSKSDRDCKTESSYLEMEKRGKYSSKLERESKRTSENEAMKRCCSPTNELGFRRGSSYSKHGNSASRYKSAPSKPAPKSDKFKNSFCCTELNEEIKQSHSFSLQTPCSKGSELRMISKVTEREKIGSPSPSNRLNDSPTFKKLDESPVFKSEFIGHDSHDSIKELDSLCKVKNDQLRSYCPTEFNINGSPGAESDLATFCTSKRDTVLMSSDDSVTGSEVSPLVKTCMLSSNGFQNINRCKEKDLDDTRMQHSKSESPFRETEPPVSPHQDQLISLPVMTIDYSKTVVKEPVDVRVSCCKTKDSDIYCTSNDSRPSFCHSGAENTEPLVTKISSNSFMNMHLKSKTVICDNGSLTDQHSKFACGEYKQSVGSTSSASINHFDDLYQPTGSSCIASSLQSLPPGIKVDSLTLLQCGENTSSVLDAVLKSKSSEFLKHAEKEIIEVGSGLPDSGRGFASWENRHNSGLSGKCVQEAQEEGNSILPDRRGRPEISLDEEGGRGHAHTSDDSEVVFSSCDLNLIMEDSDGVTYTLKCDSSGHASEIVSTVHEDYSGSSESSSDESDSEDTDSDDSSIPRNRLQSVVVVPKNSTLPMEETSPCSSRSSQSYRHYSDHWEDERLEPRRHSYEEKFESIASKACPQTEKFFFHKATEKNSEISFIQPSRKQIDNHMSEIAHPQSDGVDSTSHTDIKSDPLGHPNSEEAVKARITSRQQEELPVYSSDDFEDVSSKSRQQTTFANRPDSRLGKTESNFSSCEISRVDGFRSSEELRNLGWDFSQQEKPTTTYQQPDSSYGACGGHKYQQNAEQYSGTRNYWQGNGYWDPRSAGRPPGTGVVYDRIQGQVPDSLTDDREEEENWDQRGGSHFSSQSNKFFLSLQKDKGSVQAPEISSNSIKDSLAVNEKKDLLKNLEKNDMKDRGPLKKRRQELESDSESDGELQDRKKVRVEVEQGETAVPLGSALVGPSCVMEDFRDPQRWKECAKQGKMPCYFDLIEENVYLTERKKNKSHRDIKRMQCECTPLSKDERAQGEIACGEDCLNRLLMIECSSRCPNGDYCSNRRFQRKQHADVEVILTEKKGWGLRAAKDLPSNTFVLEYCGEVLDHKEFKARVKEYARNKNIHYYFMALKNDEIIDATQKGNCSRFMNHSCEPNCETQKWTVNGQLRVGFFTTKLVPSGSELTFDYQFQRYGKEAQKCFCGSANCRGYLGGENRVSIRAAGGKMKKERSRKKDSVDGELEALMENGEGLSDKNQVLSLSRLMVRIETLEQKLTCLKLIQNTHSQSCLKSFLERHGLSLLWIWMAELGDGRESNQKLQEEIIKTLEHLPIPTKNMLEESKVLPIIQRWSQTKTAVPQLSEGDGYSSENTSRAHTPLNTPDPSTKLSIEADTDTPKKLMFRRLKIISENSMDSAISDATSELEGKDGKEDLDQLENVPIEEEEELQSQQLLTQQLPESKVDSEIAVEAIKLPTSEPEADTEIEPKESNGTKLDEPIAEETPSQDEEEGVSDVESERSQEQPDKTVDISDLATKLLDSWKDLKEVYRIPKKSQTEKESTITERGRDAVGFRDQTVAPKTPNRSRERDPDKQTQNKEKRKRRGSLSPPSSAYERGTKRPDDRYDTPTSKKKVRIKDRNKLSTEERRKLFEQEVAQREAQKQQQQMQNLGMTSPLPYDSLGYSAPHHPFAGYPPGYPMQAYVDPSNPNAGKVLLPTPSMDPVCSPAPYDHSQPLVGHSTEPLAAPPPVPVVPHVAAPVEVSSSQYVAQSDGVVHQDSSVTVLPVPAPGPVQGQNYGVWDSNQQSVSVQQQYSPAQSQATIYYQGQACPTVYGVTSPYSQTTPPIVQSYAQPSLQYIQGQQIFTAHPQGVVVQPATAVTTIVAPGQPQPLQPPEMVVTNNLLDLPPPSPPKPKTIVLPPNWKTARDPEGKIYYYHVITRQTQWDPPTWESPGDDASLEHEAEMDLGTPTYDENPMKTSKKPKTAEADTSSELAKKSKEVFRKEMSQFIVQCLNPYRKPDCKVGRITTTEDFKHLARKLTHGVMNKELKYCKNPEDLECNENVKHKTKEYIKKYMQKFGAVYKPKEDTELE